One region of Primulina tabacum isolate GXHZ01 chromosome 1, ASM2559414v2, whole genome shotgun sequence genomic DNA includes:
- the LOC142505820 gene encoding uncharacterized protein LOC142505820: MTGNRQLLSEVIDYKGPRSTFGDNSKGKAVSKGKITHEKIIVKDVLLVENLWYNLISIRQLCDNGHTCTVKYVADNIMLTSLREQNTYNVRWNDDNLNASTCFIALNVNKNWLWHKRLNYLNFKSLATISKLKLVSGLPNIDFAKDRICNAYQLCKHVRSTFKNKGMNSSVRFLELLHMDLFGPIPVMSLRRKKYTLEVIDDFSRFTWVIFLSSKDQTAAQLIKLLKSKNIHDLSNKLDATNLESSSDDEIDMRIMVKNVSEQYPTVHEQSHQINEPVNHHQPKIIQIDEKMMEQEDTTAQPTEANPYGRNKNHPLEQVIGNPTAPLRSRKQMIDEFMHASFISQLEPKKIDDALHDTNWIDAMQEELNQFERSKVWPLVPRPTNMNVIGTRWVFRNKLDKNGSVMRNKARLIAQGYR, encoded by the exons ATGACAGGAAATAGGCAACTTCTATCAGAAGTCATTGATTACAAAGGACCAAGAAGCACTTTTGGCGATAATTCTAAAGGTAAAGCAGTAAGTAAAGGTAAGATTACCCACGAAAAAATAATTGTCAAAGATGTACTCTTAGTTGAAAATTTGTGGTACAATTTGATTAGCATAAGACAATTATGTGACAACGGGCACACTTGCACGGTTAAATATGTAGCAGACAATATTATGTTGACTAGTCTCAGAGAACAGAACACATATAATGTGAGATGGAATGATGACAACTTAAATGCATCTACTTGTTTTATCGCCTTAAATGTAAATAAAAATTGGTTATGGCATAAACGGCTTAATTACCTTAATTTCAAGTCTCTTGCCACTATTAGCAAGCTTAAGTTGGTATCTGGTCTACCTAACATTGATTTTGCAAAAGATAGAATCTGCAATGCTTATCAACTATGTAAACATGTTCGATCAACCTTCAAGAATAAAGGAATGAACTCATCAGTTCGATTTTTGGAACTACTTCACATGGATTTGTTTGGACCCATACCAGTAATGAGCTTAAGGAGAAAAAAATATACACTAGAGgtaattgatgatttctccCGATTCACGTGGGTAATATTTTTGAGTTCCAAGGATCAAACCGCAGCCCAGCTCATCAAACTTCTCAAGAG TAAAAACATTCATGATTTAAGTAATAAATTAGATGCTACTAACCTTGAGTCTAGCAGTGATGATGAGATAGATATGAGAATAATGGTTAAAAATGTTTCTGAACAATATCCAACCGTCCACGAACAATCTCATCAGATTAATGAACCGGTgaaccatcaccagccaaaaatTATTCAGATAGATGAGAAAATGATGGAACAAGAAGATACAACTGCACAACCAACAGAGGCCAATCCATATGGACGGAATAAGAATCATCCACTCGAGCAAGTCATAGGTAACCCAACCGCTCCTCTTCGAAGTAGAAAACAAATGATTGATGAATTTATGCATGCATCATTTATTTCTCAGTTAGAACCTAAGAAAATTGATGATGCACTGCATGATACCAATTGGATAGATGCTATGCAGGAAGAACTAAATCAGTTTGAAAGAAGCAAAGTATGGCCCTTAGTTCCTCGACCTACTAATATGAATGTAATCGGTACTAGATGGGTCTTTAGAAATAAGTTGGACAAGAACGGTTCAGTAATGAGAAACAAAGCTAGACTAATAGCACAAGGCTATAGATAG